One region of Primulina tabacum isolate GXHZ01 chromosome 1, ASM2559414v2, whole genome shotgun sequence genomic DNA includes:
- the LOC142547080 gene encoding protein FRIGIDA-like — translation METDTFACGSPAPPLMAETLPSSALAEEEIVYPLSHTLLQPQELQSPLEEQSPVNFINSLTELKGLCSAINAFNQCYEDLQNHLESIRTAILSKLSSETNNVSTLPVPIGELPNSTQEEELQNKQQEEDKTPLSELEKLCKTMCSRDVKKYLIGNLSNIDKLREEVPKALKLAPNPSKLVLECLGRFFLQGSKAYTKNSPMIPAREASVLILECFLLMMGMDDVDGALTIDKGVKEEAENVAVAWRKRLLLEGGVVKASEIDARGLLLFLSCFGILNKFKRDDIRDLVVAGNVKEILGVLQKSRELMNKVPEMVEWFINNKKELNAVDLVYTFGLVERFKPQTILISFLRESKETGKRIRKAAMGSAAAMLEANKKQLAPLRSIVECLERYEIDPSKFLPGWQILQKISGLEKDIANFDRKQVEKGNKRKTSETDTSRKLKIQEAKRARFTGHGPKHNAPDHVDALPSHIYNYSATPSVVYGGPGAGLIPENMLPPADISANRGVVLSTGSYAGVHGQVINHGTQPHSWHVDAALIEKYASQPTSLGLTSSYRSSTSAQGFAGNPNVGPGTRSTASDLYQFADSVVESGSYLGSISRSVGAAINTVPAPTLTPAQSSSYLY, via the exons ATGGAAACGGACACGTTCGCCTGTGGGTCGCCGGCGCCGCCGCTAATGGCGGAGACCTTACCATCATCCGCGCTTGCAGAGGAAGAAATTGTATACCCACTAAGCCACACCCTTCTCCAACCCCAAGAATTACAATCTCCCCTGGAAGAGCAATCGCCAGTTAACTTCATCAATTCGCTCACCGAACTGAAAGGCTTATGCTCCGCCATCAACGCTTTCAACCAATGCTACGAAGACCTCCAGAACCACCTCGAATCCATCAGAACTGCGATCTTGTCGAAACTGTCATCGGAGACTAATAATGTTTCAACTCTACCCGTCCCAATTGGAGAGTTGCCTAATTCGACACAGGAAGAAGAATTGCAGAACAAACAGCAGGAGGAGGATAAGACCCCTTTATCCGAACTCGAGAAGCTATGCAAAACGATGTGTAGCCGGGATGTTAAGAAGTATTTAATTGGTAACCTCTCTAATATTGATAAGCTCCGTGAAGAAGTACCCAAGGCGCTGAAACTGGCGCCGAACCCTTCAAAGTTAGTTTTGGAGTGCTTGGGTAGATTCTTTTTGCAGGGGAGTAAGGCGTATACCAAGAATTCTCCCATGATCCCGGCGCGCGAAGCGTCAGTTTTAATATTGGAGTGCTTTTTGTTAATGATGGGGATGGATGATGTTGATGGGGCACTGACGATTGATAAGGGGGTAAAGGAGGAGGCAGAGAATGTGGCAGTGGCATGGCGGAAGAGATTGTTGTTGGAAGGAGGCGTGGTTAAGGCTAGTGAGATCGATGCACGTGGACTTTTGTTGTTTCTTTCCTGTTTTGGGATATTGAATAAATTTAAGAGGGATGATATTCGAGATTTGGTGGTGGCCGGGAATGTCAAGGAGATATTGGGTGTACTCCAGAAGTCTCGTGAGCTGATGAATAAAGTTCCAG AGATGGTGGAATGGTTCATAAACAATAAAAAGGAACTGAATGCCGTTGATTTGGTGTATACCTTTGGGCTTGTTGAGAGGTTTAAGCCTCAAACAATTCTAATATCTTTTCTAAGAGAATCAAAAGAAACCGGAAAAAGAATAAGAAAAGCAGCGATGGGCTCAGCTGCTGCAATG CTTGAAGCAAACAAGAAGCAATTAGCCCCTCTCCGATCTATTGTAGAGTGTTTGGAAAGATACGAGATTGACCCTTCAAAGTTTCTTCCTGGATGGCAAATTCTTCAAAAGATTTCAGGTTTAGAAAAAGATATTGCAAATTTTGATAGGAAGCAAGTAGAAAAAGGGAATAAGAGGAAAACATCCGAAACTGATACATCTAGAAAGTTGAAAATTCAAGAAGCAAAACGAGCGCGTTTTACTGGCCATGGCCCAAAACATAATGCTCCAGATCATGTTGATGCTCTTCCTAGTCACATCTATAATTATTCCGCTACCCCATCTGTGGTGTATGGTGGACCTGGTGCTGGCTTAATACCGGAAAACATGCTTCCACCTGCCGACATATCAGCAAACCGTGGTGTTGTCCTTTCAACAGGTTCATATGCTGGAGTTCACGGGCAAGTAATAAATCACGGTACTCAGCCACACTCATGGCATGTGGATGCAGCCTTGATCGAAAAATATGCCTCCCAACCTACGTCACTCGGCCTCACTAGTTCGTACCGGTCATCAACATCTGCCCAAGGCTTTGCAGGAAACCCAAATGTTGGTCCTGGAACTCGAAGTACTGCCTCTGATCTCTACCAGTTTGCTGATTCAGTTGTGGAAAGTGGGTCTTATTTGGGAAGCATTTCTCGCAGTGTTGGTGCTGCTATTAATACTGTGCCTGCCCCTACCTTGACCCCTGCCCAAAGTTCCTCGTATTTATACTGA